One Cohnella candidum genomic region harbors:
- the ilvC gene encoding ketol-acid reductoisomerase produces MAVNLFHEKDADLGVLKGKTIAVIGYGSQGHAQAQNLRDSGVSVIIGLRNGKSADKARNDGFEVLSVADATRKADIVQILMPDETQAAVYKNEIEPNLKKGAALMFSHGFNVHFGQIVAPADADVLLVAPKSPGHMVRRTYVEGFGVPGLIAIHQNGTGKAFEIGMAYAKGIGCTRAGVIETTFKEETETDLFGEQAVLCGGASALVKAGFETLVEAGYAPEMAYFECLHELKLIVDLMYEGGLATMRDSISNTAEYGDYVTGPRIVTDETKKAMKAVLSDIQQGKFARDFILENQSGRAFLTATRRNEAEHPIEQVGAQLRGLMHWIKK; encoded by the coding sequence ATGGCAGTCAACCTGTTTCACGAGAAAGACGCCGATCTCGGCGTACTGAAAGGCAAAACGATCGCGGTCATCGGCTACGGCAGCCAAGGCCATGCCCAAGCCCAAAACCTTCGCGACAGCGGCGTTTCCGTCATCATCGGTCTCCGTAACGGCAAATCCGCGGACAAAGCCCGCAACGACGGCTTCGAAGTGCTGTCCGTCGCCGACGCGACCCGCAAAGCGGACATCGTGCAAATCCTGATGCCGGACGAAACGCAAGCTGCCGTCTACAAAAACGAAATCGAGCCGAACCTCAAAAAAGGCGCGGCCCTGATGTTCTCCCACGGCTTTAACGTTCATTTCGGCCAGATCGTCGCTCCGGCGGACGCCGACGTTCTGCTCGTCGCTCCGAAATCGCCGGGCCACATGGTCCGCCGCACGTACGTCGAAGGCTTCGGCGTTCCCGGCCTGATCGCCATCCACCAGAACGGCACGGGCAAAGCGTTCGAAATCGGCATGGCTTATGCCAAAGGCATCGGCTGTACCCGCGCGGGCGTCATCGAAACGACGTTTAAAGAAGAAACCGAAACCGACCTGTTCGGCGAGCAAGCCGTCCTCTGCGGCGGCGCGAGCGCGCTGGTCAAAGCGGGCTTCGAAACGCTGGTCGAAGCCGGCTACGCTCCGGAAATGGCTTACTTCGAGTGCTTGCACGAGCTGAAGCTGATCGTTGACCTCATGTACGAGGGCGGCCTCGCCACGATGCGCGACTCCATCTCCAACACGGCGGAATACGGCGACTACGTCACCGGCCCGCGCATCGTAACGGACGAAACGAAGAAAGCGATGAAAGCGGTCCTGAGCGACATCCAGCAAGGCAAGTTCGCCCGCGACTTCATCCTCGAAAACCAATCCGGCCGCGCGTTCCTGACCGCGACCCGCCGCAACGAAGCCGAGCACCCGATCGAGCAAGTCGGCGCGCAGCTCCGCGGCTTGATGCACTGGATCAAGAAATAA
- the ilvN gene encoding acetolactate synthase small subunit has protein sequence MSKHTISILVNDQPGVMQRVSGLFGRRGFNIDSITVGSSEEPGLSRMVIVTTGDDRTLEQVQKQLYKLIDVIKVVDVSSNPMVARELGLIKVGAEPAARPEILGIVETFRAAVVDIGPASLIVQVVGDTEKIDAMVELLKPYGIRELSRTGVTAMTRGNR, from the coding sequence ATGAGCAAACATACGATCTCCATTCTCGTCAACGACCAGCCCGGGGTCATGCAGCGGGTATCCGGCCTGTTCGGCCGGCGCGGTTTCAACATCGACAGCATCACCGTCGGCTCCTCCGAGGAGCCGGGCCTTTCCCGGATGGTCATCGTCACGACCGGCGACGACCGTACGCTGGAGCAGGTTCAGAAGCAGCTGTACAAACTCATCGACGTCATCAAGGTCGTGGATGTCAGTTCCAACCCGATGGTGGCGCGCGAGCTCGGCCTGATCAAGGTCGGCGCCGAGCCGGCCGCCCGTCCCGAAATTCTCGGTATCGTGGAGACGTTCCGCGCAGCCGTGGTCGACATCGGTCCTGCTTCCCTGATCGTGCAAGTGGTCGGGGACACGGAGAAGATCGACGCGATGGTCGAATTGCTCAAGCCGTACGGGATTCGCGAATTGTCCCGGACCGGCGTTACCGCGATGACCCGCGGCAACCGTTAA